AAagctaaatttaaatttaaagctTTTCATGATCATACCTGCTTTAATTGCTCAGTGAGGTCCTCATTCCCCACTTTTACACGACCTGTACCTGAGGTGTCAAAATAGATGTCTTTATTGTTTCCTGGCATAAACGTAAGATGACCATCCTTTGAGATCATATGAGGCCTGCAGGAAAAGTCATCACATGAGTCTTGGGCCCCAAGGCCCCAAATTCAGATCCAGGTATATGTCTCCTTTCTCTTGTACATTAGTAAATTTCCTGAGCTACACTACTCAGCTACCAAACTACTCTGCTAAACAACCAAAAAAGGTAATCTCTTAACTGGCAGAAAGAAGATTGCAGTGGGACTAAAATGCAATACATTACTTGcttaaaattaataatacagAACTTTTAGAGAATATAGTGTATCCATTTAAATGATTTGCTCAGCCTTTATAAACACTTTGTAATCTTTGACAAAACACAAAAAGGCAGTCTAGTAGTGATCAATGTGCAACAAGTCCAGGTAATAAAGTAACCCTGTGTACTTACTGGGCATCGCTGATGTCTCTTTTGCTCCGGCTGTGGACATTTTTATCCTGCTCACACTGCAGTCCACTGAGAAAGAGGAGGGCAATTAAGGGCCAGGACAGCTGAAGTGTCCGAGCCATGCTGAGAGAATGTCTCAGGACGCTCTTCAGACACTACTCTGCAGATGAAACTAAAAAGCGACTTTAATGGGCCAAACACCAAAAAATGCACTTTGCCCTGGCCTGGTCCTCTGAGTCCATCACGCTCTCCAATAAACTGGACAAAACCATTTGAGGAAGGAAGACAGGTTGGGCCAATATAGCATTCACTTTACTGCATCATTACCAAGCATCATCATGTGATTTTCAGAGATCAGTAACCACAGTTAAGGTGAAGCATTTTCTGCAATTACGTAAATTTGGACCCTCCCCCATTAACCCCCCTCCCTCCTAGTTTGCAAAACTAAGGCATCATATTCTTTAGTTACAGTTTTCCATGCAGTTATTTGAACAAATCTCTTTTCCctttaaaacaacaaacagacaacacaatagtACAAGATATacaactttatttaatttaatttacaaacTTGATCCATGTGATACAAAAGTTGAAtgtcttaattaattaaaaaaattaaattaaaaaattaaagagtCCCAGCAATCCATGAAACATTGCAACAAATCTGAATTGTTAATCATGAAACCATGAGGCTGATGAGCTTGGCCACCACACAAACATTTAGACTGTTTCCCAGAACCCGGTACTGCTGCTTAATGGAAATATTTGATGGAAAGCCTGAAAAAGAACATAATATATGCAAAACTTCAATTTTATAGCCCATTGTGACACGCTTCAATGTCCTAATTTTCTTGCCTGAGAGCCCAAAATAAACCGGCTACTGCAGTTTGAGTGTGTATAAAATGCAGTTTCTGAGCATTTAAAGTGTTACAGGCAACATTATGCTGTGATGTTAAAATGCTAATATGTGAGATTTTCAGAAGTTTGATGATCAGAAAGCATGAAAGAATGCAAATCTAGTTGAAATCTAGTTGGTAGTTACCAGAAACAACCTGCACTGAATGATAAACAGCATGATAGTTACAAACTAAAtcctttttacattttacaatacATTTCCCACTCCACTTGCATTAAACTATTTATACTGTTTCCAGTATAGCTTAAACATTACACTCGTTATACTGGACAGACACTGAAGTATTTTCTACACATGATGAAattatttgctttattattaaGGTTTGttttactgacttactgaatTGTGGTGGGAAGCCCATAAGGTTGGCGATCTCTCTGGGTGTGAAGTATCTGAGCTTTAGCCGGGACAACTGCTTCAACTTCTCCTCTTCAGACAACACGTCCAGTGACTTAAAGATgctctccatctccacatctgtACACGACTGCAGAACAGAACCAGTTCCCTCTACGTAGTGCCCATATctgaagaggaataaaaagagTATTAAAATCCTATCAACTTGCCAGAGGTCAAACACAAGCTAAATTTAAAGATGCGTTTATTTATGAATTCTTGCCCTTTCGTGAAGCAGACCGATCTCCGGCAGTTTGGATTCACTATGTCCATGAGCAAGGCATATCTGAGCAGGATCTTCGGAGGAAGCAAATAACTGTCCATGTCTGTTCCTTGTTTATCCTCTTCCAGGAAGTCCTGTAGTCTCTTCACTGTCTTTTCGTTGTCCTGACTCTTCTTCCTCTCCAGCTCCTGAACCGTCTCCATCTTGTAGATTATAGTCCCATCTTCTCTCATGCCACCATTAACTGTACTACAGTGGCTGTCAGGGATGGTGGGACTGTCTGTGTCATAGCTGGATTCTGACTTCGGAAAACCCTCTAGAATCTAGAGGGATTAGGGATTACAGTTTATTATAATGAACAGTTATAACAGATCACAATGCAATCTTATATCTTATTCAGATTAGCAGGATGTTCCTTTTACCTCTGTTGTTTTCTGAAAGGAGAAAGAATCTGGGGGCGCTTTAGCAATAAGAAAATACCGCAGCCTCGAGTTTGGTATTCCCAACTGTGAAGAGCAACATTAAGATATTATTTTAGAACTGCAGGAAACTCATATCTGGTAGCCTATTATTTATGCTacagcaagttttttttttcttgtgtgcaTTTTCAGCAAAAGCTGGTATTATAGTTCTCTACAAACTAAAAAAGGAGACGTCTGTCACTCAGGCTTAGTGAAACAATAGGGTTGTTTCAAATAATATTGAAATCAGAATTTAAAAGAAATGGTTTATAGCATTTACCTGTTTATTATTGCCTAACTCTCATGAGGTAAAACGGTATTTGctttaaaatacagaataaaagtaAATGCTCACACAAGTGGGTGATATCATTAATTCCTGAAAGTTGTATTGACAATCCTGCAAAGTCTTTATCAAGGCATTTCtgggaacaagaaaaaaaaaaagtcagattaCAGCCTACATCCCCACAATTTGTTTGGCTCTAGCACAAGTTCCTTCCATTTAATCCTTCAGAGTCCTGTTGTTTCTGTGCTTACAGTTGGTTCCTTTGTACTAAATACTTCAATAAGAATTAACAATGGCATGGTGAGAATAAACTGCTTAACCCAGAACAGTAGTGAATGACAGTCATATCCTGACAGCAAACTCACAAGCTGAGGACTTGCCCTATATCCCAGTTTACCTTGCAGAGGACGTCTCAAAGCCTTTCACATTCTCCAGCAGAATAAAGCGGGGCATCTTGATCAACCTACAAACAGAGCACAAAGGTTCTTTCTTACACAAAAAACAGTATTATTAGATGGAGTGGATGCAATtcagaaatatttctgtaaaaaacaAGTATTTCtgttatatcatatcatatttctGTTAATCAATGTAAAAAACTGCTTAAAAGATTTCTTTATGCATAAATTAATAGtagctggaaaatgaaatagGCCATTGCTGTAATGATTAAATCAATGCAGACTACTGTTCATGTCTGTACAATTGGGGTACTTTAGAAAAGCAAATTGATCTAAAGATCTATATAGCACTGAGAGCACACAGTATCATATATAACAAGTATATAGAGAGCAAAGATTGATCTGACCTTGGCAGTATATCCAAGATGTAGAGAAAGCTTTTTGTTCTGGGGTCATTCACATCACCCTGTAATCCAATCCTATATAGGCAGAAAaccacattattatttatttttatgaaaatgtgtgtgaagaaagagaCACATAGTTCTAATTACCTAGTAAATGGTTGACAAGGAGGGCTCATCAAAATCACATCAAAGTCCAGTTTATTGAAATCATTTAATGTCATTCCCTGGATGAAATCAAACAAAGGTTCATTGTAATCAAAATGCACTGCATTTTACAGAAATTGTATGGAAATGTAGGATTTTATAACAATATATGAATTTGTAGCTTGACAAAGAATAAGGTTCAAATTTGCCACAAAAAGGTCAAACTATTCTGAATATATAAATGATCACTTCATAACAGCAGTAAGACTGAGAAAATTCTTATTGCACAAAgtccaaaacaaaataaaaaataatctaaagCAGTCtaagaaaaatctgaaattattacttattactaaATGAAGAGTCACcttctaataataaaaaaatgctaaatattgtTAGCCTACGCAATAAATCATTTTTGCATACATAAGCAAGTCTTTACTGAAAAAAATTCAGGCCAATAAGGGCAGCAGCATGTGCATCATTACCCGTGCTGACGAGGCACACAACCTTTACCCAACACTCAATCTACCAAGTTATTCTTTCACCTAAAATACTGGAGTAACTGCTTGTCATGGGATGAAGTGTGACTAGGTCTGAATAAAAGGAAATACAGATTAACA
The nucleotide sequence above comes from Hemibagrus wyckioides isolate EC202008001 linkage group LG01, SWU_Hwy_1.0, whole genome shotgun sequence. Encoded proteins:
- the trdmt1 gene encoding tRNA (cytosine(38)-C(5))-methyltransferase isoform X2, with protein sequence MYLKSFSESSIPAEVVAAVDVNTTANEIYKHNFPNTPLLPKTIEGMTLNDFNKLDFDVILMSPPCQPFTRIGLQGDVNDPRTKSFLYILDILPRLIKMPRFILLENVKGFETSSARNALIKTLQDCQYNFQELMISPTCLGIPNSRLRYFLIAKAPPDSFSFQKTTEILEGFPKSESSYDTDSPTIPDSHCSTVNGGMREDGTIIYKMETVQELERKKSQDNEKTVKRLQDFLEEDKQGTDMDSYLLPPKILLRYALLMDIVNPNCRRSVCFTKGYGHYVEGTGSVLQSCTDVEMESIFKSLDVLSEEEKLKQLSRLKLRYFTPREIANLMGFPPQFSFPSNISIKQQYRVLGNSLNVCVVAKLISLMVS
- the trdmt1 gene encoding tRNA (cytosine(38)-C(5))-methyltransferase isoform X1; the encoded protein is MEKLRVLELYSGIGGMHFALQESSIPAEVVAAVDVNTTANEIYKHNFPNTPLLPKTIEGMTLNDFNKLDFDVILMSPPCQPFTRIGLQGDVNDPRTKSFLYILDILPRLIKMPRFILLENVKGFETSSARNALIKTLQDCQYNFQELMISPTCLGIPNSRLRYFLIAKAPPDSFSFQKTTEILEGFPKSESSYDTDSPTIPDSHCSTVNGGMREDGTIIYKMETVQELERKKSQDNEKTVKRLQDFLEEDKQGTDMDSYLLPPKILLRYALLMDIVNPNCRRSVCFTKGYGHYVEGTGSVLQSCTDVEMESIFKSLDVLSEEEKLKQLSRLKLRYFTPREIANLMGFPPQFSFPSNISIKQQYRVLGNSLNVCVVAKLISLMVS